The following coding sequences lie in one Flagellimonas eckloniae genomic window:
- a CDS encoding DinB family protein gives MNRTRFLRNALGFGLFSFIGCRMDNSKAKSTNKLATATPSTNQESTKDLRKELMAAWHRSEIMTMTNVDQMPPAYFTFKYTDEAMTFSEQWRHCVIYTCGQLAGRVGIKNPYENVKLPVQMPKEDVIKELKSMYAFVQRSIGELSDEKLLSKCDFAGDTIPVWRLFYAMENHIIHHRGQCVVYLRLNGVVPKGFYGW, from the coding sequence ATGAATCGAACTCGTTTTCTAAGAAATGCTTTAGGCTTTGGTCTATTTTCATTCATTGGTTGTCGTATGGATAACAGTAAGGCAAAATCTACCAATAAACTGGCAACCGCCACGCCATCTACAAATCAAGAATCTACAAAAGACCTTCGTAAAGAACTCATGGCGGCTTGGCATCGGTCAGAAATTATGACCATGACCAATGTGGATCAAATGCCCCCTGCATATTTCACTTTTAAGTACACAGATGAGGCCATGACTTTTTCCGAGCAATGGAGACATTGCGTCATCTATACTTGTGGACAATTGGCAGGTAGGGTAGGCATTAAAAATCCATATGAGAATGTAAAACTTCCGGTGCAAATGCCAAAGGAAGATGTTATCAAGGAACTGAAAAGTATGTATGCTTTTGTTCAAAGATCTATTGGCGAACTGTCAGATGAAAAGCTACTTTCCAAATGTGATTTTGCAGGCGATACCATTCCGGTCTGGCGCCTGTTCTATGCAATGGAAAACCATATCATTCATCATCGAGGACAATGCGTGGTCTATCTTCGGCTCAATGGAGTTGTTCCAAAAGGCTTTTATGGTTGGTGA